The segment CGGGAAACCGATCGCCGACAGGATCACGCCCGAATAGAAGTCCACGTTCGGGTAGAGCTTCTTGTCGACGAAATACGGATCCTTGAGCGCGATCTGCTCGAGTTCGCGTGCGACGTCGAAGACGGGATCGGTCACGCCGAGCTTTTCGAGCACTTCGTTCGCGGTCTTCTGCATCACCTTGGCGCGCGGATCGTAGTTCTTGTACACGCGGTGGCCAAAGCCCATCAGGCGGAACGGATCGTCCTTGTCCTTCGCGCGGGCGATATATTCGGGGATGCGATCCGGCGTGCCGATTTCACGCAGCATGTTGAGCGCGGCTTCGTTCGCGCCGCCATGTGCGGGGCCCCACAGGCAGGCGATGCCGGCCGCGATGCATGCGAACGGGTTGGCGCCCGACGAACCGGCGAGACGGACGGTCGAGGTCGACGCGTTCTGCTCGTGGTCGGCGTGGAGGATGAAGATCTTGTCCATCGCTGCTTCAACGACGGGGTCGACAACATATTCCTCGGCCGGAACGCCGAAGGTCATGCGCAGGAAGTTGCCGGTGTAGGACAGCGAGTTGTCGGGGTACAGGAAGGGCTGACCGACCGAATATTTATACGCCATCGCGGCGATCGTCGGCATCTTGGCGATCAGGCGGTGGCTGGCGACCATGCGCTGATGCGGGTCGTTGATGTCGGTCGAATCGTGGTAGAAAGCCGAAAGCGCGCCGACCACGCCGCACATAACGGCCATCGGGTGCGCATCGCGGCGGAAGCCACGGAAAAACGCCGCGAGCTGCTCGTGCAGCATCGTGTGGCGCGTGATCGTGCCCGTGAACTTGTCGAGTTCGCCAGCGTTGGGCAGTTCGCCGTTCAGCAGCAGATAGGCGACTTCCATGAAGCTCGACTGTTCGGCCAGCTGATCGATCGGATAGCCGCGGTGCAGAAGAATGCCCTGGTCACCATCGATATAGGTGAGACCGGATTCGCAGCTTGCGGTCGAAGTGAAGCCGGGATCGTACGTGAAGGCACCCGTCTGGCCGTAAAGCTTGCGAATGTCGATGACGTCAGGGCCTACCGAGCCGGACAGGACGGGATATTCTAATTCCTTGTCGCCCAGCGCCAGTTTCGCTTTGCTGTCGGCCATATAACACTTCCTCCTGTATTAACTCCGTCAGGCCTCAGGCGACCTGATCATGGATACGTGCAAGCGACTCCTGCTTTCCAAGCAGCACGAGCACGTCAAATATTCCCGGTGAGGTCGCACGCCCCGTCAGGGCAGCCCTGAGCGGTTGCGCAACCTTCCCCAGACCAATTCCGGCATCTTCAGCGACCTGGCGCACCGCATTTTCCAGTTCAGGTGCGGACCATTCTGCCGAGCTCTCCAAGGCGGCACCCGCTTTTGCCAGCAGGGTTGCCGCTTCGCCTCCTACCAGAGTCGAAGCCTTTTCGTCGAGCGAAAGCGGGCGCTTTTCAAAGAGGAAAAGCGCGCCTTCGGCCAGTTCATCGAGTGTCTTTGCACGCGGTTTGAGCGATGCCATCGCCGCGGTCAGCAGGGTGATCTGCGCATGGTCCAGCGTCACGCCAAGCCGGCTTTCCACGCGCGGGGCAACCAGCGTTGCCAGACGCGCATCATCGCCTTCGCGAATATAATGGCCGTTCAGATTTTCGAGCTTCTTGATGTCGAAGCGCGAAGGCGAACGTCCCACGCCGGCCAGGTCGAACCATTCGATCGCCTGCTCGCGGCTGATGATCTCATCGTCGCCGTGGCCCCAGCCGAGGCGGAGCAGATAATTGCCGACCGCTTCGGGCAGCAGGCCCATCTCGTCGCGGTACGCGTCCACGCCCAGCGCGCCGTGGCGCTTGGACAGCTTGGCGCCGTCATTGCCGTGGATCAGCGGAATGTGCGCGTAAACCGGCTCGTCCCAGCCCATCGCGCGGATGATGCCGAGCTGGCGGAAGGCGTTGTTCAGATGGTCGTCGCCGCGGATGACATGCGTCACGCCCATGTCGTTATCGTCCACGACCACGGCGAGCATATAGGTGGGGGTGCCGTCCGAACGCAGCAGGATCATGTCGTCCAGCTCGCTGTTCTGGACGACGACGCGGCCCTGCACGGCGTCCTCAATCGCCGTCTCGCCTTCGTGCAGCGCCTTGAGGCGGATTACGAAGGGGGCGCCCTCGGGGGCCTCGGAAGGGTCGCGGTCGCGCCAGCGGCCGTCATAGCGCATCGGCTGCTTGGCCGCGCGCTGCTGCTCGCGCAGTTCCGCCAGTTCCTCGGGGGTCGCATAGCAGCGATAGGCATGCCCCGATTCGAGCAGCGCGTTCGCCACTTCGGCATGACGCTCGGCACGCGCGAACTGGTAGACGGTGTCGCCGTCCCAATCGAGGCCAAGCCAGCTCATGCCGTCAAGGATCGCGTCGATCGCCTCCTGGGTCGAACGCGCACGATCGGTGTCCTCGATGCGCAGCAGGAACTTGCCGCCATGGTGGCGCGCGAACAGCCAGTTGAACAGGGCGGTGCGGGCACCGCCGATATGCAGGAAACCGGTCGGGGAAGGCGCGAACCGGGTTACAACAGGCTTGTTTTCAACGCTTGCGCCCACGCGCATGTTCTCCACTATGCTTATATGGCCAGAACGACCGGGGACGCCCCTAGCACGGCTTATCGCGCGCTGCAAAAGCCTCAGACGGGGGTTGAGGCTGCATTTTTTTGCATTGCACTTGTTGCAATCGAAACCTGGTTGGAAAAGGAGCGCGATCAGCTCCCGCTCTGGCTGCCGATTGGGCTGGGCGCGGGCATCGCGGCCTGGTTTGTCTTGCCGTCGCAGGCGCATTGGGCAGCGGCAATTTTCACCTTTCTCGCGCTTGCGCTGTTGGGCGTCGCGCTCGGCCTGTTCCGCCGTTCGGGAAAGGCGCTTCTGCTCTTTGGGCTGTCGGGCGCGCTTGGCGTCGCGCTGATCGGCGTGCGTTCTGAAATGGTGGCGGCGCCGCGTCTCGAACGCCCGGTCGTGTCTACTTTTTCCGCCGAGGTCGAAAAGGTTGAGAAACTTCCGGCGCGCGGGCTTGTACGGCTTACGGTCGCGCCCGTGGCCGACGCAAAGCTGCCCCCACGGCTACGCATCAATGTCGTCGACACCGATCCGGTTGCGGTCGTGGTCGCACCCGGCGCACAGATGAGCCTCAAGGCCCGGCTGATGCCCCCGCCCGATGCGGCCGTACCCGGAGCCTATGATTATGCGCGTATCGCCTGGTTTCAGGGTGTCGGCGCCACGGGCCGGGCATTGGGGCCGATCACGCTCCTGTCCGCTGGAAAACCGCGCTGGGGAAGCGATTTTCGCGCCCGACTGACCGCGCATATTCATGAGGCGCTTCCCGGCGCGCCCGGGGGAATAGCCGCTGCGCTCGTGACCGGCGATCGCGGCGCCATCAGCGAAGCGGATGCAGAGGCGATGCGGCGGAGTGGCCTTGCGCATCTGCTCTCTATCAGCGGTCTGCACGTAACCGCCGTGGTCGGCGCGACGATGCTGCTCGTGCTCAAGCTGCTGGCGCTCAGCCCACGCCTGGCGCTGAATGCACCGCTGCTCCTCATTTCAGCCGCCGCCGGGGCTTTGGCCGGCATCGGCTACACGCTGCTCAGCGGTGCTGAGGTGCCGACGATCAGATCGTGCATCGCCGCGCTGCTGGTTCTGGGCGGGCTGGCACTTGGGCGCGATGCGATCACCCTGCGGCTCATCGCCACCGGCGCGTTGTTCGTCCTCCTCTTCTGGCCCGAATCGCTCGTCGGCCCCAGCTTCCAGATGAGTTTTGCTGCCGTCACCGCGCTCGTCGCGCTGCACGAACACCCTCGGATGAAGGCACTTCTCGCGCGCCGCGATGAACCGATGCCAATGACTTTGGCGCGTTCGCTCTTCGGGTTGCTGGCAACCGGCATCGCCGTCGAAATCGCATTGATGCCGATCGCGATGTTCCATTTCCACAAGACCGGTGTTTACGGCGCCCTGGCCAATATCCTTGCCATCCCGCTCACCACCTTTGTCGTCATGCCGCTTGAGGCGCTCGCGCTGGTCTTCGACCTTGTGGGTCTGGGCGCGCCATTCTGGTGGGGGGCAGGGCAGGCGCTCGGCCTGCTGCTCGGGGTTGCGCATTATACGGCGGCGCTGCCGGGGGCGGTGCTCGGCATTCCGATCATCCCCACCGGCGCGTTCGCGCTGACGGTTGCTGGCGGGTTATGGATATGCCTCTGGCGCACGCGCGTTCGCTGGGCCGGGATTTTCCCCTTGGCGCTCGGCATGGGATGGATGCTCGCAACGCCCGCGCCCGATCTGCTCGTCACGGGCGATGGTCGTCATCTCGCCATACGCACGCCAGGGCAGGGCTACGCAATCCTGCGTGATCGCGCTGGCAATTATGTCCGCAACACGCTCGGGGAAAGCGCCGGGACGCAGCAGGAATTGATCTCGCTCGACCAAGCCGGTGCGGCGCGCTGCACGCCGGACAGCTGTGTCATGGAAGTCGCGGATGGGGGACGAACATGGCGCATCCTTGCGCTGCGCAGTTCCTATCTGCTTCCCCGGCAAGAACTCGAACCCGCTTGCGCGCTCGCAAATATTGTCGTCAGC is part of the Sphingomonas sp. C3-2 genome and harbors:
- a CDS encoding citrate synthase, whose product is MADSKAKLALGDKELEYPVLSGSVGPDVIDIRKLYGQTGAFTYDPGFTSTASCESGLTYIDGDQGILLHRGYPIDQLAEQSSFMEVAYLLLNGELPNAGELDKFTGTITRHTMLHEQLAAFFRGFRRDAHPMAVMCGVVGALSAFYHDSTDINDPHQRMVASHRLIAKMPTIAAMAYKYSVGQPFLYPDNSLSYTGNFLRMTFGVPAEEYVVDPVVEAAMDKIFILHADHEQNASTSTVRLAGSSGANPFACIAAGIACLWGPAHGGANEAALNMLREIGTPDRIPEYIARAKDKDDPFRLMGFGHRVYKNYDPRAKVMQKTANEVLEKLGVTDPVFDVARELEQIALKDPYFVDKKLYPNVDFYSGVILSAIGFPTTMFTVLFALARTVGWVAQWNEMISDPAQKIGRPRQLYTGPVQRDYVAIGNR
- the gltX gene encoding glutamate--tRNA ligase is translated as MRVGASVENKPVVTRFAPSPTGFLHIGGARTALFNWLFARHHGGKFLLRIEDTDRARSTQEAIDAILDGMSWLGLDWDGDTVYQFARAERHAEVANALLESGHAYRCYATPEELAELREQQRAAKQPMRYDGRWRDRDPSEAPEGAPFVIRLKALHEGETAIEDAVQGRVVVQNSELDDMILLRSDGTPTYMLAVVVDDNDMGVTHVIRGDDHLNNAFRQLGIIRAMGWDEPVYAHIPLIHGNDGAKLSKRHGALGVDAYRDEMGLLPEAVGNYLLRLGWGHGDDEIISREQAIEWFDLAGVGRSPSRFDIKKLENLNGHYIREGDDARLATLVAPRVESRLGVTLDHAQITLLTAAMASLKPRAKTLDELAEGALFLFEKRPLSLDEKASTLVGGEAATLLAKAGAALESSAEWSAPELENAVRQVAEDAGIGLGKVAQPLRAALTGRATSPGIFDVLVLLGKQESLARIHDQVA
- a CDS encoding ComEC/Rec2 family competence protein, with product MEKERDQLPLWLPIGLGAGIAAWFVLPSQAHWAAAIFTFLALALLGVALGLFRRSGKALLLFGLSGALGVALIGVRSEMVAAPRLERPVVSTFSAEVEKVEKLPARGLVRLTVAPVADAKLPPRLRINVVDTDPVAVVVAPGAQMSLKARLMPPPDAAVPGAYDYARIAWFQGVGATGRALGPITLLSAGKPRWGSDFRARLTAHIHEALPGAPGGIAAALVTGDRGAISEADAEAMRRSGLAHLLSISGLHVTAVVGATMLLVLKLLALSPRLALNAPLLLISAAAGALAGIGYTLLSGAEVPTIRSCIAALLVLGGLALGRDAITLRLIATGALFVLLFWPESLVGPSFQMSFAAVTALVALHEHPRMKALLARRDEPMPMTLARSLFGLLATGIAVEIALMPIAMFHFHKTGVYGALANILAIPLTTFVVMPLEALALVFDLVGLGAPFWWGAGQALGLLLGVAHYTAALPGAVLGIPIIPTGAFALTVAGGLWICLWRTRVRWAGIFPLALGMGWMLATPAPDLLVTGDGRHLAIRTPGQGYAILRDRAGNYVRNTLGESAGTQQELISLDQAGAARCTPDSCVMEVADGGRTWRILALRSSYLLPRQELEPACALANIVVSERRLPSWCHPAWLKIDRSLLARTGGLAITLAGRRVSTVRQPGSDHPWENAAVGAVQ